In Musa acuminata AAA Group cultivar baxijiao chromosome BXJ2-8, Cavendish_Baxijiao_AAA, whole genome shotgun sequence, one genomic interval encodes:
- the LOC135620442 gene encoding GDSL esterase/lipase At1g71250-like, with protein sequence MANIMLLMTAITILLATRNPEGAQVPAMFVFGDSMVDPGNNNDLLTVAKANYYPNGIDFAIGTTGRYCNGGTVVDHLGNLLGLPLIPPFNSPTTTGSNILRGVNYGSAASGILWDTGLIYGDVFTLDEQIQNLKITLQQLHLLLGNGTADFLARSIFFVGMGANDYINNYLHPLPRKSRKYTPVAFTQLLIQEYRRQLEDLHDLGARKILVAGVPPLGCTPNQIGGSNDSRGECIRSSNTLAVQFNSQVKLLVHQLNTTLPGSSLLFWDTYSLIHNIIDNYLLYGDPLLLYLSTSFLLLRPVSFACWLSDDSWVIAGFKYPNKACCGVGRSKGQVMCLPLLPLECRNRSEYIFWDPYHATDALNAIAAKDAYQGTLHLTFPINVEQLVRS encoded by the exons ATGGCTAACATCATGCTCCTTATGACTGCTATTACAATCCTCTTAGCCACCAGAAATCCTGAGGGTGCTCAAGTTCCTGCCATGTTCGTGTTTGGTGATTCAATGGTAGATCCTGGAAATAACAATGATCTTTTAACCGTGGCAAAGGCTAATTACTATCCTAACGGTATCGATTTTGCGATCGGAACCACAGGACGATACTGCAATGGAGGCACTGTGGTGGATCATTTAG GCAATCTTTTAGGGCTTCCTTTGATCCCTCCATTCAACAGTCCTACCACCACTGGATCCAACATTCTTAGAGGAGTGAACTATGGATCTGCTGCCTCTGGAATCCTTTGGGACACAGGATTAATATAT GGAGATGTCTTCACATTGGATGAACAAATCCAAAACTTGAAGATAACACTCCAACAACTGCACCTGCTTCTGGGGAATGGGACTGCAGATTTCCTCGCCAGATCTATCTTCTTCGTTGGCATGGGAGCTAATGACTACATCAACAACTACTTGCATCCTCTACCTCGGAAGTCCAGGAAGTACACCCCGGTTGCCTTTACCCAGTTACTCATACAAGAGTACAGAAGGCAGCTTGAG GATCTACATGACTTGGGTGCAAGAAAAATTCTCGTCGCTGGAGTTCCACCACTCGGTTGTACTCCAAACCAGATAGGCGGCTCCAATGACAGCAGAGGAGAGTGCATCAGATCGAGCAATACACTGGCGGTGCAGTTCAATTCCCAGGTTAAACTGTTGGTCCATCAGCTGAACACAACACTTCCGGGATCCTCTTTACTCTTCTGGGACACCTACAGCCTCATCCACAACATCATTGACAATTACTTACTCTATGGTGATCCTCTATTACTCTACTTATCCACTtcgtttcttcttcttcgtcctgTGAGCTTTGCTTGCTGGCTCAGTGATGATTCATGGGTGATTGCAGGGTTCAAGTACCCGAACAAGGCTTGTTGTGGTGTAGGTCGATCGAAGGGGCAAGTGATGTGCCTGCCATTGTTGCCTTTGGAGTGCCGTAATCGATCAGAGTACATATTTTGGGATCCATATCATGCTACCGACGCACTGAACGCCATTGCAGCCAAAGATGCATACCAAGGAACCTTGCATCTCACTTTTCCTATCAATGTGGAACAGCTTGTTCGGAGCTAA